One window of the Acidobacteriota bacterium genome contains the following:
- the msrA gene encoding peptide-methionine (S)-S-oxide reductase MsrA has translation MPLFSQKTLDLPSPENALPGREEAIAVPAKHYVLDTPLAPPYPEEYETALFGMGCFWGAERKFWQAEGVYTTAVGYAGGFTPNPTYEEVCSGRTGHTEVVLAVWNPAEVAFEKLLKVFWENHDPTQGMRQGNDIGTQYRSALYTTTDAQRRAALASKEAYQQHLAAAGHGNITTEILDAPRLFFAEDYHQQYLAKNPGGYCGIGGTGVSCPVGVGA, from the coding sequence ATGCCTTTGTTCAGCCAGAAAACCCTCGACCTTCCCAGTCCCGAGAACGCCCTACCCGGTCGCGAAGAGGCCATCGCTGTGCCCGCCAAGCACTATGTCCTCGACACCCCCCTCGCCCCGCCGTACCCGGAGGAATACGAGACCGCGCTCTTCGGCATGGGATGTTTCTGGGGTGCCGAGCGAAAATTCTGGCAAGCGGAAGGCGTGTACACCACCGCCGTGGGCTACGCCGGCGGCTTCACCCCCAATCCGACCTACGAAGAGGTCTGCTCCGGGCGCACCGGCCACACGGAGGTCGTCCTCGCGGTCTGGAACCCGGCCGAGGTCGCCTTCGAAAAGCTGCTCAAGGTGTTCTGGGAGAACCACGACCCGACCCAGGGCATGCGCCAGGGCAACGACATCGGCACTCAGTACCGCTCCGCCCTCTACACCACCACCGACGCCCAGCGCCGCGCCGCCCTGGCCTCCAAAGAGGCCTACCAGCAGCACCTCGCCGCAGCCGGCCACGGCAACATCACCACCGAAATCCTCGACGCCCCCAGACTCTTCTTCGCCGAGGACTACCACCAGCAGTACCTGGCCAAGAATCCCGGCGGCTACTGCGGCATCGGCGGCACCGGCGTGAGCTGCCCGGTGGGCGTGGGCGCCTGA